The sequence AACTATGCAGGAACACTCTATTAGTTTAGAACAACTTCCAAAAAATACATTTACTCTCTATGTTGATGCGTCTTTTGATCATACTAACAATTCTTCTGGCACTGGGATGGTGCTATTTTCGAATGCTGGAAACTGTAAAGGACTTAAGGGATCATATGCATATGGAATGATTGATGCAGAAGCAAGTGAATGCACATCTATTTTAGAAGCTCTGAAATGGGCCAAAGCGCAAAGAATTAATGGAGTCCATTGAATCTGACAATCTCCAAGTTAGATGGGAGAATAATAATCTTATTTCTAGTATTAAAACTCTAGTTCCTCTTTTCAAGTTTGCAGAATTTTTCATGTTAGGAGAGAACATAACTGTATTGCGGATAAAATTTCCAATAAAGTCAGGAAAGACAAGTTAGTTTTAGAAGAGTACATGGATTATTCACCATGGATTACTTCATTATTACAAAGGCTTGCAGTGCCTGAATCTgcataatcaataaaatttctTTTTGTTATAAAAAGAAGAGTGAAGGAAAATGAGGAAATGCGTAATTATAGGGTGTTTCTCTGACGGTTGTAATAAATAATAGTGGGGCCATTATTATACACGTTTAATAGGTAGTGGGCATTTAGCATATCAATTGCACCCTATTCGAATTCGGGTTCAAATTGAATGCATTATGCAGTGGATGAGCTTTCGGTAAAAGGAAATGAAGAAGAATGTGTTCACATCCGGAACATTTTATTTGCCCCAGCTGTTTCATGTTCTGAGTCCGACTCTGACTAGAGACAAGAATGCAGGTGTTAGCTACTGTAGGCGATTGTTTTACGTACCTCAGTTAGCTGCTTGCGCTGGGATCGGTATTGCTTGCTGCTTTGCACCAGTTCAGCTGCAGAGTTGGGACGACTATAAATTCTCAAGCGTTTGGCGTTAGTGAACTTTGTGAACATGCACGTGGTCAAGAGACTTGGTGAACCTACAGAAGCTAGTGGAATAGGCACTTCCCCGCGGAGATATGGAGGGTATCGTTAACTAGAGCCGTATCATCCTCTAATCTAGGATGTTAATTACATGTTGTGATGGCCGTTGACTAGAGCCGTATCATCCTCTAATCTAGGATGTTAATTACATGATGTGATGGCCAATGGATATTTCTTCCCATGATCATGTATCTTATTTCTCCTCCCTTAAATGTCTCCGAACCTTTGAGGTGTCCCAGTATAGTAGTAGGCTAAGTAAGTGAGCGACTAAAAGTCTAAAACTAAGCTCTGGAAACAAATGTTCATAACTCGAACAATTTAGGCAGGAAATTCTCTTTGTGTATTCCAAAATCGGAAGATAATCCCCTTGCcggataaatttttgatgaaCCGATTAGGGTATGGGGCACAAATCATATCTTGGCACGTACTTTTTTAATTAATTGGTTAGTAAAAATCCCGTTtccaaaattataaaataattaatAAGAAATACACATGTCAATGAATGATTTGTCCCCTATACCCCATCAGAAAAcacgcccccatcaaaaatttatgCCTCACCAACTATGACAAAATATACAGCTTTCACGTATAAAACTGCATGAAAGGCTGCAAATACTATCCAAAGGGGAAGGGCAAACTAATATAACTCACCAATACCACCATTAAATAATCAAAACAACATTAAATTCACTACGAAAATTATACTAAACACTTGTGCAATAACCATGGTATCTTGTGACAAATTCATTGGCGTAATACGGTCAATGATGTCTTGTGACAAATTCATTGGCGTAATACGGTCAATGATGTAACTAGCTAAGCCTCAAAAGCTACTACTAATAAACTGAAGAAACTGAAAGATAATAAGAGTTTAACCACCTAAATTCAACCATGTCTAGGGACACTTTAGCCAGATTGTTTATCCCAATCAACAACTGCTAATAATTTACTTACATTAACACCCAGTTAAATATTCACCAAGTCGGCTGCACATGCTTGCCAGAAACTCCCTTTGATCAACTTAATAGTCCTTGTACACCCGCACTTCACCATCTGCACAAGTAGACAGATTTCATTGCACTGCCATGGATGAATCGAATGAAAGACAAAAAAGAGAGTAACAGAGTATCGAATGATCTTACCCTTGAGATGCACACCCATGTTCGCTAGGTCATTGGCATCACGGTTATAATCCTATAAAAAAGGTagacgaaaaatatattaaaattttTAAATAGTAGACAAAGTGTTAACGATGGtaatagaagaagaaaccaaaaacaaattgtAGGAGATGGGAGAAGCATATAGTGGAGATCATACCCTAGGAACATGGCGGGCCTCAAAAGAGTCAAAGTTATTCCTGAGCCCCTGGACTTCACTGCACAATGGCTGCAAGTTCTCACTCCTTGTTCTCCAATGGCCCTCAACCTGATACAGTAAAAGAACAGAAATTAAGACAGATCACAGACCAATTAAAATACATGTATCAAATATAATGCTGGAATAGGAATACTACAAGGTTTTCAAAAGCAGAATATACGACAAGTACACGATCAAAGACTGCAGCATCATACAAGGCTATTTTGGATAAAAGAATATATATCTAGAAAGAATGTTTAATAACCTATTGAAACCGAATATGGTCTTGAGACACCTATATAGTACGAATAATCCTAACCTCATTTCCAGGTTTATGCTGTTAACAAAACTTATAAagtattaccaatttttattgtaATTCCACTGGATACAGAACGAAACTAAAGTTACAGGAAACTCATACATTAGCATGTTATAGAAATTAACTGCATATGAACATTGCCCAACAACTAAACATTCAGCGGATACTAAACAAGCAGTGAAGCAAATCAAATCCAATCAGATTAACGAGCAAACCTGGTTAGTTACAAGTTGAGAGTCGCCTTGGACAGAAATCCGTTCATAACCTTCACTCATGGCATGCTTCACTCCCAAAAGCATTCCACGGTATTCAGCCACATTATTGGTTGCATTACCAACACCTTCGCTCAATCGACATATCTTAAACAAGACAATAAATCAGAAACTTACACACACAGTTTCCGTCAAAAAGAAAGAacgtagatcatattgatcgcaATCGAACATACCACACGTCCATCCTCGGATCGAAGTACTGCTCCAGCACCAGCAGGTCCAGGATTTCCTTTTGCAGCACCATCGAACTCAACAATACACGATTTCTTACTCGACATCTTGCCtttaacaaaaacaaagaaaaccctAGTAAATACTCAACTCTTAACTGAGATGATTAGATACCCTAAATGAACACAGAAACTACATCATTGATGAAACCCACAACCATCAACTCAAGCCCTCAAACGTAAACAGAGAGATGGAAACAGAGATTACCTGTATACTGCGTAGAGTTGAAAATCAAAAGCAAACGCCAAGAAAAGACTGAAGATAACTGATTTGGAAGCGCAAAGGGTGTCTTGTAGTGGGTATTTATAGAGAGATTTAGGTTTCTTTTGGCATAGATTTAGGGTTTCGTTTGGCGGGTGCGTATAAATAAGGTTCGAATCAGTTGATTAATGGGCTGCAAAACAACGTATCACTTGCTCAACCGTGCCTATGTATTAACCCAGCCTTTGGTACGTTCTAAACCGTGGCCCTACACCTTGGTCGCATGCGAATTTTTAGAGTTTAGCAACCAACCATGCGCATCGTGAAACTCTCTCAGTTATCCAATACGGCTGTAAATCTTGTACCGTCTGTATTGTCCTGTTTATTGATATAATTGATCAATGTAATCCTTCaaacctcaatttgaatgaggtattctaataaataaaatttaggggTTTCTTGAAGCCCCCTTTttccacaaaaaaaaatatatccaatATGGCAGAATGATGTTTCTGTTGGATATTTCAAAATGTAAGTAATGCGACATAACGATGTTTCTGTTGGATATTTCAAAATGTATGTATTATGTTTGCCGCTAATTCAAATTTGATGCCTTTCGAAGGTATTGTTCGGTGATGAACAAACATCTCCAGAAAACATGAAATCACTTATGCGGTGATTGTTTCTCTTGAAAACCCATCAGATAttattgtcttcttcttctctaataaTATCATCAGAATCTTAAATAGTGTGTTattggtcgggtcaaggaagtacaatccttgaataCAATTACGATGTTAGGATTTTATTAAATTTTGAAGGCATAATTCGACAAACATGTTGTACTCACTAATTAATTTGGAAAAGTCGAATTTATTCTCTAAAAGAATCAAAATATCCTTGAAGTCAGGAGTACACAGTTCTTCTGTTCGTTTTTATCCTCTAGTTCTAACCCAATTTTCCAACAATTTCTACGTCACATATATATATGCTATATCGTCCAAACTTTATAGCTTAAGGATGCATTTCCGCTtaatgcaccttaccaacacccATTTCCTATATTTATATGTCTtattgatattttacaagtaGAATAAGGGGAGATGTATGTCTTAGGCAAAGTCAACTTGCTTTAGGTACAACGAATTACAAGTAACACACCATAGTGATGTATTCTAGTTATGGCACAATTCTCAACTTGCAAAATGCACCATAGTGATGCATTTTAATTCTTGGCCAACATCCTACTTGTATGATGCTTCATAACGGTGTAATTTCAACTCTGGGGAAACATGACATGCACGCGCAACATGAGCTTGAGATGAATCTTCATCTCATTCAAATTAATAGCGCATTTTTGAGCATGCATCATGTCAAAAATGAGGATGCTACAAacttgctccttacgtctcttggatCTCACAAGATCATGTGTACTTGTTTTCCCTAGCTGACCTCCATTAATTACAAGCCTAGGAGTTGATTCAACCGCACCAAATTTTTTTAACTATTCCGCCTCTAGCAGTAGCTTATTGATTTCTTTCATACAGATATACAATCAagttaatcaaatatgtttgtttTACGAGGGATCTTCGCAGAtagaaaaaaatatcaagtaaACCTTAACAATCAGGATGGCTTACTCTATTAAATATTTTATTGAGATGCCTAATCGTTTCCACCTCACAACAAATACGAA comes from Papaver somniferum cultivar HN1 chromosome 7, ASM357369v1, whole genome shotgun sequence and encodes:
- the LOC113293167 gene encoding uncharacterized protein LOC113293167; this translates as MSSKKSCIVEFDGAAKGNPGPAGAGAVLRSEDGRVICRLSEGVGNATNNVAEYRGMLLGVKHAMSEGYERISVQGDSQLVTNQVEGHWRTRSENLQPLCSEVQGLRNNFDSFEARHVPRDYNRDANDLANMGVHLKDGEVRVYKDY